Proteins encoded together in one Candidatus Desulfarcum epimagneticum window:
- a CDS encoding conserved hypothetical protein (Evidence 4 : Unknown function but conserved in other organisms), with protein MAKEFLSKKGVDFKAFDVTRDPEALKEMKALSGARTVPVISVCGNVMIGFDAKRLEHDLKCLEQSSPL; from the coding sequence ATGGCGAAAGAGTTTCTTTCCAAAAAAGGCGTGGATTTCAAGGCGTTTGACGTGACCCGGGACCCGGAGGCGCTCAAGGAGATGAAGGCGCTTTCCGGCGCGCGAACCGTTCCCGTGATCAGCGTGTGCGGCAATGTGATGATCGGCTTTGACGCAAAGCGCCTGGAGCATGATCTCAAATGCCTGGAGCAAAGCTCGCCCCTATGA
- a CDS encoding conserved hypothetical protein (Evidence 4 : Unknown function but conserved in other organisms) yields MTPPPLFDVIIIGGGPAGLSAAIYTARKVLKTLLVSHDIGGQVTYTYDLDNYLGFSQVETADLISKFDDHVDRFGVAKITGEKVRRADVAGEVKTIFLSDGSSHSSKTLIIASGKRPRPLNVPGEKELTGRGVAYCSTCDAPLFAGADVAVVGGGNSALEAALDLDKVAEKIHMVSLTPLTGDPILIEKVRASSKIDILIEHDTKAISGDGEVDGIEIISLKTGKTRRLDVEGVFIEIGLLPNSDLFSDAVPTNSLGEIVVDKMCKTRVPGVFACGDVTDVPYKQVVVAAGEGAKAALSAYDYLIKRR; encoded by the coding sequence ATGACCCCCCCGCCTCTTTTCGACGTGATCATCATCGGGGGCGGCCCGGCCGGTCTCAGCGCGGCCATTTACACGGCCCGGAAGGTTTTGAAAACCCTTCTGGTCAGCCATGACATCGGCGGCCAGGTCACCTACACCTACGATCTGGACAACTACCTGGGTTTCAGCCAGGTGGAGACGGCGGACCTCATCTCCAAGTTCGACGACCACGTGGATCGGTTCGGGGTGGCCAAGATCACCGGGGAAAAAGTGAGGCGGGCGGATGTGGCCGGGGAAGTCAAAACTATTTTTTTGAGCGACGGGTCGTCCCACTCGTCCAAAACGCTCATCATCGCCAGCGGGAAAAGACCCCGGCCCCTGAATGTGCCCGGGGAAAAGGAGCTGACGGGAAGGGGCGTGGCCTACTGCTCCACCTGCGACGCCCCCCTTTTCGCGGGCGCCGACGTGGCCGTGGTGGGCGGCGGCAACTCGGCCCTTGAGGCCGCGCTGGACCTGGACAAGGTGGCTGAAAAGATACACATGGTGTCTTTGACCCCCCTCACCGGGGACCCCATCCTCATCGAAAAGGTCCGGGCCTCTTCAAAAATTGACATCCTCATTGAGCACGACACAAAGGCCATATCCGGGGACGGCGAGGTGGACGGGATCGAGATCATATCCCTTAAGACGGGAAAAACCCGGAGACTCGACGTGGAAGGGGTGTTTATCGAAATCGGCCTTCTGCCCAACTCCGATCTTTTCTCAGACGCGGTCCCCACCAATTCCCTGGGGGAGATCGTGGTGGACAAGATGTGCAAAACCCGCGTCCCCGGGGTGTTCGCCTGCGGCGATGTGACCGATGTGCCCTACAAACAGGTGGTGGTGGCCGCCGGCGAGGGCGCCAAGGCGGCGCTGTCCGCCTATGATTACCTGATCAAAAGACGGTGA